In Lentibacillus amyloliquefaciens, one DNA window encodes the following:
- a CDS encoding aspartate aminotransferase family protein, with product MSKNLNELDQKHFIHPTSSIQQQQEHGPAYIFEKGDGIYLTDNKGETYIDAMSSLWNVNLGHGRSELAEVAKEQMEKLAFSSAFSTFSHKPAILLAEKIASIAPKGLNAVFFTSGGSESNDTAFKLARHYWKLKGKPERRKIISRKKAYHGVAAASTSATGIPQFWDMAGTFMPDFVHAETPYEKGTTEAIESVRQVIEQEGPETITAFIAEPVQGAGGVIIPPDDYFQEVRKLCDEYGILFIADEIITGFGRTGKMFGMEHWNVQPDLMTFAKGVTSGYIPFGGVVVSDEIHDMMKERSTGTLFHGFTYSGHPTASAVALKNIDILENENLAANSQKMGKRLLQGFERIKKDTNMVGDVRTLGLLGAVELVKDPSTNERFPAEWKVAGKVINALYDRGVICRPVTFDSTDIICFSPPLIINEEQIDTMVEKVYDAVLAVEKEIGLKRSPNAFSS from the coding sequence TTGTCAAAGAATTTAAATGAATTGGATCAGAAACATTTCATTCATCCGACATCCTCTATCCAACAGCAGCAGGAACATGGACCGGCTTACATTTTTGAAAAAGGTGACGGTATTTATTTAACCGATAACAAGGGAGAAACTTATATTGACGCAATGTCTTCTTTATGGAATGTCAACCTCGGTCATGGGCGCAGCGAGTTGGCGGAGGTTGCTAAGGAACAGATGGAAAAACTCGCATTCAGTTCTGCATTCTCAACATTCAGTCACAAACCTGCTATACTGCTTGCGGAAAAAATAGCTTCTATCGCACCAAAAGGATTAAACGCCGTGTTTTTTACCTCAGGTGGCTCTGAGTCGAATGATACGGCCTTTAAACTGGCACGGCACTATTGGAAGCTTAAAGGTAAACCGGAACGCCGGAAAATTATTTCGCGCAAAAAGGCTTATCATGGCGTGGCTGCCGCTTCAACGAGTGCAACGGGCATTCCGCAATTTTGGGACATGGCCGGAACGTTTATGCCGGATTTTGTTCACGCGGAAACGCCATATGAAAAAGGAACAACGGAGGCAATCGAATCGGTGCGTCAGGTGATTGAACAAGAAGGTCCGGAAACGATTACCGCTTTTATCGCTGAACCTGTACAAGGTGCCGGCGGCGTAATCATTCCGCCTGATGACTATTTTCAAGAAGTTCGCAAGCTTTGTGATGAATATGGCATTTTATTCATTGCCGATGAAATTATCACCGGTTTTGGGCGTACGGGAAAAATGTTCGGCATGGAACATTGGAATGTCCAGCCTGACTTAATGACGTTTGCTAAAGGCGTCACCAGTGGCTATATCCCATTTGGCGGGGTTGTTGTCTCAGACGAGATTCATGACATGATGAAAGAAAGATCCACCGGCACGCTGTTCCACGGATTTACGTACAGTGGACATCCTACCGCCAGCGCAGTTGCGTTAAAAAACATTGACATTCTGGAAAATGAAAATCTCGCGGCGAATTCACAAAAGATGGGTAAACGCTTGTTGCAAGGTTTTGAACGAATCAAAAAGGATACGAATATGGTGGGTGACGTTCGGACACTCGGACTCCTTGGGGCTGTGGAACTTGTTAAAGATCCATCCACAAATGAACGCTTTCCTGCTGAATGGAAGGTAGCCGGAAAGGTGATTAATGCGCTATATGACCGCGGCGTCATCTGCCGTCCTGTAACATTCGACAGCACGGACATTATTTGTTTCTCACCGCCATTGATTATCAATGAAGAACAGATTGATACGATGGTTGAAAAGGTTTATGACGCTGTTCTGGCAGTGGAAAAGGAAATTGGCTTAAAAAGATCACCGAACGCTTTTTCAAGTTAA
- a CDS encoding STAS/SEC14 domain-containing protein — MLEIKGETQGEILEVTTEGTATQDDLQKFEEALKAKKLQEDSVNILFIFKNIDGNTPKAMLEGWKIIPHLKSIKKSAIVADESFAGLNEKIEKLIPGVEINQYPMEKLEAAREWLREA; from the coding sequence ATGCTGGAAATAAAAGGTGAAACACAAGGTGAGATTTTGGAGGTAACGACTGAGGGTACAGCGACACAGGATGACTTACAGAAATTTGAAGAGGCTTTAAAGGCTAAAAAGCTTCAAGAGGATTCTGTCAATATCCTATTTATCTTCAAGAACATCGATGGCAACACGCCAAAAGCTATGTTGGAGGGATGGAAAATTATTCCTCACCTGAAAAGCATAAAGAAAAGTGCTATTGTCGCAGATGAATCGTTTGCGGGCCTTAACGAAAAAATAGAAAAACTTATACCGGGTGTTGAAATAAACCAGTATCCGATGGAAAAACTGGAAGCAGCAAGAGAATGGCTTCGTGAAGCTTAA
- a CDS encoding thioesterase family protein, with the protein MSNAKVIIQHEVPEEWIDYNGHMNDAEYFRAFSWGVDYFMNLIGMTDEFREQHRYTIYTMEAHVCYLDEMKLGEPFEVHMQMIDYDAKRTHVFYELFGDNGKRAATSEQMLMGVDQKSGRAAPFPEDVFAKVQALAENHTPAEKPKEAGRVIGIKR; encoded by the coding sequence ATGAGCAATGCTAAAGTAATTATTCAGCATGAGGTGCCTGAGGAATGGATTGATTATAATGGACATATGAATGATGCCGAATATTTCCGTGCTTTCAGCTGGGGTGTTGACTACTTCATGAATTTGATCGGCATGACAGATGAATTTCGCGAACAACATAGGTATACCATTTATACAATGGAAGCTCATGTTTGTTATCTGGATGAAATGAAACTGGGTGAACCGTTTGAAGTCCACATGCAGATGATTGATTATGATGCCAAGCGCACCCATGTATTCTATGAGCTGTTCGGTGATAACGGCAAACGTGCTGCAACAAGTGAACAAATGCTGATGGGTGTCGATCAGAAAAGTGGACGGGCGGCACCATTCCCGGAAGACGTGTTCGCAAAAGTACAAGCGCTTGCTGAAAATCATACACCGGCAGAAAAGCCGAAAGAAGCCGGCCGTGTGATCGGGATTAAACGTTAG
- a CDS encoding 3-hydroxyacyl-CoA dehydrogenase NAD-binding domain-containing protein, whose protein sequence is MTTAPSINQVTVVGTGVIGNGWITRFLANGFRVVASDPDPEAEARTRDAVERAWPSMEKMGLEEGASRDNLSFEPDLAKALAEADFIQENVPEREELKRGVIASIDKYAPKEAVIGSSTSGILPSTLQADCAHHPERVIVAHPFNPVYLMPLVELVGGENTDDRFVEKARQFYEQMDMKPLVVRQEIEGHIADRLMEAIWRESLHIVNDGAATTEEVDASIVYGPGLRWALMGPFMTLHMGGGKQGMRHLLEQFGPALKLPWTKLEAPELTDELSEKIVTGSEAQTGDVEMEKLEERRDAFLIELQQLLEKYWPSANLSGSM, encoded by the coding sequence ATGACGACAGCACCATCGATTAACCAAGTGACCGTTGTCGGGACAGGTGTCATCGGCAACGGCTGGATCACACGATTTTTGGCCAATGGCTTCCGTGTGGTTGCATCAGACCCTGATCCGGAGGCTGAGGCACGCACACGTGACGCGGTAGAACGTGCGTGGCCGTCCATGGAAAAAATGGGATTGGAAGAAGGGGCTTCACGGGATAATCTTTCGTTTGAGCCAGACCTGGCCAAAGCACTGGCTGAAGCCGATTTCATCCAGGAAAATGTTCCGGAACGCGAGGAACTAAAGCGCGGTGTGATTGCATCAATTGATAAATATGCCCCGAAAGAAGCGGTGATTGGCTCCAGTACATCCGGTATTCTGCCCAGTACATTGCAGGCGGATTGTGCGCATCATCCGGAACGCGTGATCGTAGCGCATCCGTTTAACCCTGTTTACCTCATGCCGCTTGTGGAGCTTGTGGGCGGTGAGAATACCGATGATCGTTTTGTGGAAAAGGCTAGACAATTTTACGAACAAATGGATATGAAACCGCTCGTTGTTCGCCAGGAAATTGAAGGACATATTGCCGACCGGCTCATGGAAGCAATCTGGCGCGAATCACTGCACATCGTCAATGATGGTGCAGCAACAACCGAGGAAGTTGACGCCTCAATCGTGTATGGACCGGGTCTGCGCTGGGCACTGATGGGACCATTTATGACGTTGCATATGGGCGGCGGAAAACAAGGAATGCGCCATCTTCTGGAACAATTTGGTCCAGCTCTGAAACTGCCATGGACCAAGCTGGAAGCACCGGAATTGACTGATGAGTTGTCAGAAAAAATCGTGACCGGCTCTGAAGCGCAGACCGGTGATGTGGAGATGGAAAAACTGGAGGAACGCCGGGATGCGTTTTTAATTGAACTCCAGCAGCTGTTGGAAAAATACTGGCCAAGTGCCAATTTATCAGGAAGTATGTAA
- a CDS encoding APC family permease — MSDRKLLRILGNKDVIALAFGAMIGWGWVVTAGLWVTEAGSLGAILAFLVGGLLVVLVGLTYAELASALPLAGGELVYSFKAMGRTASFIATWAVILGYVSVIAFEAVALPTVFEYLIPNYSQGHLYTLAGWDVTVTWAGIGILGSIIVAWVNYRGIKLTSSITVILTGLILAAGILLITGGTVSGNVETMQPFFTTGAAGIMSVIIMTPFMFVGFDVIPQAAEEINVPQKRIGQLLIASVLLAVLWYVAVIFGVSRMLSPAELNESNLVTADAMAKAFGDSRLMGNFLVLGGIGGILTSWLGFYVGGSRAIYALARAGMLPKSLAELHPKYNTPHKAILLIAVLSTAAPLLGRPALEWFVNAGGLGLVVAWMMVAISFIILRKKEPEMKRPFRLSGGTSIGWIAIVMSIGIGILYLPGMPSALVWPYEWVIIGVWAILGFVLYKVSMAKYGKEYANKRMKEEIDRIA; from the coding sequence ATGAGTGACCGGAAACTGTTGAGGATTTTGGGCAATAAAGATGTTATCGCGCTTGCTTTTGGCGCAATGATTGGCTGGGGCTGGGTTGTCACAGCTGGTTTATGGGTGACTGAAGCTGGATCATTGGGCGCGATTCTGGCATTCCTTGTCGGCGGTTTGCTGGTGGTTTTGGTTGGGCTGACATATGCAGAATTGGCTTCGGCCTTGCCACTTGCAGGCGGTGAGCTTGTTTATTCATTTAAGGCGATGGGACGGACAGCTTCGTTTATCGCAACATGGGCAGTGATACTCGGCTATGTGTCGGTCATAGCATTTGAAGCAGTTGCGCTGCCAACAGTTTTTGAATATTTGATACCAAATTACAGTCAAGGGCATCTATACACGTTGGCAGGCTGGGATGTTACAGTTACATGGGCAGGAATCGGTATCCTTGGATCAATTATAGTTGCATGGGTCAATTACCGAGGTATTAAGCTAACGTCATCGATTACGGTTATTTTGACCGGGCTAATCCTTGCTGCGGGTATTTTGCTGATTACCGGCGGCACGGTCAGCGGGAATGTCGAAACGATGCAGCCATTTTTTACAACTGGGGCTGCCGGGATTATGTCAGTCATTATTATGACACCGTTTATGTTTGTTGGCTTTGATGTTATTCCACAAGCCGCAGAAGAAATCAATGTGCCGCAAAAGCGAATCGGGCAGTTGCTGATTGCGTCAGTACTTCTTGCTGTGCTTTGGTATGTTGCCGTTATATTTGGAGTCTCCCGGATGTTGAGCCCGGCTGAACTGAACGAATCAAATCTGGTAACGGCAGATGCGATGGCGAAAGCGTTTGGCGATAGTCGGCTGATGGGGAACTTTCTCGTTCTGGGCGGTATTGGAGGTATACTAACGAGCTGGCTCGGTTTTTATGTCGGCGGCAGCCGTGCCATTTACGCCCTTGCCAGAGCTGGTATGCTTCCCAAATCATTGGCGGAATTGCATCCAAAATATAATACACCACATAAAGCTATTTTATTGATTGCCGTTCTGTCCACTGCAGCCCCGTTGCTGGGTCGTCCTGCACTTGAGTGGTTCGTCAATGCGGGTGGACTTGGTCTTGTTGTCGCATGGATGATGGTAGCCATCTCGTTTATTATTCTCCGTAAAAAAGAACCGGAGATGAAGCGCCCGTTCAGGCTTTCCGGCGGGACTTCAATTGGCTGGATCGCCATCGTTATGTCAATTGGCATTGGCATTCTGTATTTGCCGGGCATGCCCTCAGCACTGGTCTGGCCATATGAATGGGTGATTATTGGTGTATGGGCTATACTTGGCTTTGTCCTGTATAAAGTATCAATGGCAAAGTATGGTAAGGAATATGCAAATAAACGTATGAAAGAGGAAATTGACCGGATTGCCTAG
- a CDS encoding dicarboxylate/amino acid:cation symporter produces MAKTRKIGLLTQIMIAFAAAIIAGMIFGTGISFVQPFGDLFLRLIQFIIIPLVLSTLVVGVASTGNLKTLGRIGGKTIVYYMATTFVAVSIGLIAGILFTPGAGVDTSIANSGNIPETTETGGVISILLNIIPTNPVAALTNGNILQIIFFAMFLGMGITMVGEKADPVYRFFDGFAEVMYKITWVVMRLVPIGIFGLLAPIIGEYGLSVLLPLIKLISVVAIACIIHVALTYSISVKMLGKMNPLTFFKGISPASLLAFSTQSSSGTLPVTIKCSEDNIGVSKKVSSFVLPLGATINMDGTSLYIGVAALFAAQAYGIDLTFGQIMMIVLIATLGSIGTAGVPGAGLIMLTLALTTTGLPLEAIALIAGVDRFMDMFRTATNITGDATAALYVNNSEHNDDKNLDSA; encoded by the coding sequence ATGGCCAAAACTAGAAAAATAGGTTTATTAACACAAATTATGATTGCCTTTGCAGCGGCTATCATTGCCGGTATGATTTTTGGGACTGGCATTAGTTTTGTTCAGCCGTTCGGAGATCTATTTCTGCGTCTTATACAATTTATTATTATCCCTTTGGTTCTATCCACCCTTGTGGTCGGGGTAGCAAGTACCGGGAATTTAAAAACATTAGGAAGAATTGGTGGAAAAACGATTGTTTATTATATGGCGACCACTTTTGTTGCCGTCAGCATCGGTCTCATTGCCGGCATTCTGTTCACCCCGGGCGCGGGAGTCGACACTTCCATTGCCAATTCCGGTAATATACCTGAAACGACTGAAACAGGTGGTGTGATCAGTATTTTATTAAACATCATTCCGACGAATCCAGTGGCCGCATTAACAAATGGCAATATCTTGCAAATTATCTTCTTTGCAATGTTTCTAGGTATGGGCATTACGATGGTCGGGGAAAAAGCTGATCCTGTGTACCGCTTCTTTGATGGATTTGCAGAAGTCATGTATAAAATTACCTGGGTTGTCATGAGACTTGTTCCAATAGGCATTTTCGGATTATTGGCACCGATCATCGGAGAATACGGTTTATCCGTTTTACTTCCTTTAATTAAACTGATTTCGGTCGTCGCCATCGCCTGTATCATACATGTGGCGCTGACCTATTCCATCTCGGTCAAAATGCTTGGAAAAATGAACCCTCTAACGTTTTTCAAAGGAATTTCTCCGGCAAGCCTTTTGGCCTTCAGCACGCAAAGCAGTTCGGGAACTTTGCCGGTCACCATAAAATGTTCCGAAGATAATATAGGTGTATCGAAAAAGGTATCCAGCTTCGTCTTGCCGTTAGGCGCGACTATCAATATGGATGGAACATCGCTTTATATAGGTGTAGCAGCGCTTTTTGCCGCACAAGCGTACGGAATCGATTTGACTTTTGGACAAATCATGATGATTGTTTTAATCGCGACCTTAGGTTCAATCGGAACAGCCGGGGTGCCGGGAGCCGGGTTAATCATGTTAACACTCGCTCTAACAACGACCGGTTTACCTTTGGAAGCTATCGCGTTAATCGCAGGTGTCGACCGTTTCATGGATATGTTCCGAACCGCAACAAATATCACCGGCGACGCCACAGCAGCGCTTTATGTTAATAACTCTGAACATAATGACGATAAAAATTTGGATTCAGCATAA
- a CDS encoding NADP-dependent glyceraldehyde-3-phosphate dehydrogenase, whose product MSEVETIKAYPFLLNGEWQNTTSERTIEIESPSGAETPGAVQAMTESEVNAAISGANEAQKNWARKSFDERAQVLHSWADQLLLMKDEIAEAIMKEAGKGLSSAEKEVVRTADFIKYTAEEGKRLHGELINGGSFNAGSANKFALVNRNPIGVVLAISPFNYPVNLSAAKIAPALIGGNAVVFKPATQGAISGTLMIEALDKAGLPSGLVNLVTGKGAEIGDHLITHPLIDLINFTGGSQTGKSISQKASMVPLILELGGKDPAIVLEDADLDKAAADIASGGFSYSGQRCTAIKRVLVQDEKADELVAKIKEKMNGLKVGAPEDSADVTPLINSKAADYVTGLIDDAVEKGAEVASGNQREGNLIYPTLLDSVTKDMQIAWEEPFGPVIPVIRVESVDEAINIANESEYGLQASIFTKNMEQAIQIGNELEVGSVQINGKTERGPDHFPFLGVKSSGVGGQGIRKSIESMTREKVTVLNMTQG is encoded by the coding sequence ATGAGTGAAGTAGAGACTATCAAGGCATACCCATTTTTGTTAAACGGAGAGTGGCAAAACACCACTTCGGAAAGGACAATTGAGATCGAATCCCCATCCGGCGCTGAAACCCCGGGGGCAGTGCAGGCGATGACGGAAAGTGAAGTCAATGCTGCCATATCAGGGGCGAACGAAGCCCAGAAGAATTGGGCCCGGAAATCTTTCGATGAACGTGCGCAGGTCCTTCATTCCTGGGCGGATCAGCTGCTTCTGATGAAAGATGAGATTGCAGAGGCGATCATGAAGGAAGCAGGAAAAGGGCTTTCCTCAGCAGAAAAGGAAGTTGTCCGAACAGCCGATTTCATCAAATATACAGCCGAAGAAGGAAAAAGACTGCACGGTGAATTAATTAACGGCGGCAGCTTCAACGCAGGGAGTGCCAATAAGTTTGCACTGGTGAATCGGAATCCTATTGGCGTCGTTCTCGCCATTTCACCGTTCAATTATCCCGTCAATTTGTCGGCAGCGAAAATTGCACCGGCGCTGATCGGCGGAAATGCGGTCGTTTTCAAGCCTGCGACACAAGGGGCGATCAGCGGAACACTTATGATTGAAGCACTCGACAAGGCAGGGCTTCCATCAGGTCTCGTCAATCTTGTGACAGGAAAAGGGGCGGAAATAGGTGACCACTTAATTACACACCCCCTGATTGATCTGATTAATTTTACAGGCGGTTCCCAAACCGGTAAATCCATTTCTCAAAAGGCGTCAATGGTTCCTCTCATTCTTGAGCTCGGCGGCAAAGATCCGGCCATAGTTCTTGAAGATGCTGATCTTGACAAAGCAGCAGCCGATATCGCAAGCGGCGGATTCTCCTATTCCGGTCAACGCTGTACAGCGATTAAACGTGTCCTTGTCCAGGATGAAAAGGCAGATGAGCTTGTTGCAAAAATTAAGGAAAAGATGAACGGTTTGAAAGTTGGCGCTCCTGAAGATAGTGCCGATGTTACGCCGCTGATCAACAGCAAAGCGGCCGATTATGTTACCGGATTAATCGACGATGCGGTTGAAAAAGGAGCCGAAGTGGCAAGCGGCAATCAACGCGAAGGAAACTTGATTTATCCGACATTGCTTGATAGCGTTACAAAGGATATGCAGATTGCCTGGGAGGAACCGTTCGGACCGGTGATTCCGGTGATACGCGTGGAGAGCGTGGATGAAGCAATCAACATCGCAAACGAATCGGAGTACGGACTTCAAGCAAGCATTTTCACAAAAAATATGGAACAGGCGATCCAGATTGGCAATGAATTGGAAGTTGGATCCGTGCAAATTAACGGTAAAACTGAGCGCGGCCCTGATCATTTTCCATTTCTTGGTGTTAAAAGTTCAGGAGTTGGGGGGCAAGGCATTCGCAAGAGCATTGAATCGATGACACGTGAGAAAGTAACCGTCTTGAACATGACCCAGGGGTAA
- a CDS encoding threonine synthase, producing MLNYICINCKSSYPLESHQWKCDCGGLLSLEYEKEAVDFSETFLSRQHSLWKYIDALPFEKEDVWQEITLGEGDTPLIKISENVYAKAEYYMPTLSFKDRGAVLLIAMAKKLKANRVIADSSGNAGTAIAAYGARAGIQCDIFVPDSASNKKMKQIEAHGAVIHKVPGTRENTAKAAIAMVEKTNAFYASHIYNPIFREGTKTFVYEVFEQMNGKMPDAFIIPVGNGTLLMGAYIALRELMASGQIDKMPKILAVQAENCAPIEQAFAAGRNTVEPIDNAGTLAEGIAIAAPARGTEILQAIRESGGDIIGVTEESIIHARDALALKGIYVEITSAVNYAGYLRYIEKYPELKEQQVIFPLCGAGIKSD from the coding sequence ATGTTGAACTATATCTGTATTAACTGTAAGTCAAGCTACCCATTAGAAAGTCATCAATGGAAATGTGATTGCGGCGGGTTGCTGAGCCTTGAATATGAAAAAGAGGCAGTGGATTTTTCCGAAACTTTCTTGTCACGACAACATTCTCTATGGAAATATATCGATGCACTGCCATTTGAAAAGGAAGATGTCTGGCAGGAGATTACATTAGGGGAAGGCGATACGCCGCTCATTAAAATATCTGAGAATGTCTATGCAAAAGCTGAATACTATATGCCGACGCTCTCCTTTAAAGACCGGGGTGCTGTACTCCTCATTGCCATGGCAAAAAAACTCAAGGCAAATCGCGTCATTGCCGACAGTAGCGGGAATGCCGGTACAGCAATTGCGGCATACGGGGCAAGGGCAGGAATCCAATGTGATATTTTCGTGCCGGATTCTGCCTCAAATAAAAAAATGAAACAGATTGAAGCACATGGCGCAGTGATTCATAAGGTTCCCGGAACGAGAGAGAATACAGCAAAAGCGGCAATCGCCATGGTAGAAAAAACAAATGCCTTTTATGCAAGTCATATTTATAACCCGATCTTCCGGGAAGGTACGAAAACATTTGTTTATGAAGTTTTTGAACAAATGAATGGCAAAATGCCTGACGCATTCATTATTCCAGTCGGAAATGGAACATTGTTAATGGGAGCCTATATTGCCTTACGGGAGTTAATGGCAAGCGGGCAGATTGATAAAATGCCCAAAATTCTTGCTGTGCAAGCAGAAAATTGTGCACCGATCGAGCAAGCTTTTGCTGCAGGAAGAAATACAGTGGAGCCGATTGACAATGCCGGAACGCTGGCAGAGGGCATTGCCATTGCAGCGCCGGCAAGAGGAACAGAAATCTTACAAGCGATTCGGGAGAGCGGCGGTGATATCATCGGCGTAACGGAGGAAAGTATTATCCATGCGAGAGATGCGCTTGCGTTAAAAGGGATATATGTTGAAATCACATCGGCTGTAAATTACGCCGGATATTTGCGATATATCGAGAAATACCCTGAATTAAAAGAACAGCAGGTCATATTTCCTTTATGCGGGGCCGGGATAAAGAGTGATTAA
- a CDS encoding 3-keto-5-aminohexanoate cleavage protein translates to MSKKIILSAALTGAGDTTSKNPDVPVTPKEIADSAIKAAKAGATIAHIHVRDPETGGLSHDVNLFRETVERIRESDTDVIINITSGGGGDWVPSEDDPTRGGEGTDIQTPEERHEPVGELLPEMCTLDCGSTNFGNMLYVSPTDWLRRQAKLVQESGVKPELECFDTGHVRFANQLINEGLIDGDPLYQFCLGIPWGAAADAETLSYLKSRIPENGRWAAFGIGRMQMPIVAESILQGGNIRVGLEDNMYLKKGQLATNEQLVDKAAGIVETLGSDIMTPAEAREELNLLNPYGKED, encoded by the coding sequence ATGAGTAAAAAGATAATTCTTTCAGCAGCGTTGACGGGCGCAGGAGATACGACATCCAAAAATCCGGATGTTCCGGTAACGCCAAAAGAGATTGCAGACTCGGCTATTAAGGCAGCGAAGGCCGGGGCTACGATTGCCCACATTCATGTGCGTGACCCTGAGACAGGCGGGTTGAGCCATGATGTCAATTTGTTTCGTGAGACAGTCGAGCGAATCCGTGAATCAGACACAGATGTCATTATTAATATCACGTCAGGTGGCGGCGGTGACTGGGTTCCGAGTGAAGACGATCCGACAAGAGGCGGTGAAGGAACAGATATCCAGACACCGGAAGAGCGTCACGAGCCGGTTGGAGAGCTTCTTCCGGAAATGTGCACGTTGGACTGCGGCAGTACCAACTTTGGCAATATGCTGTATGTCAGCCCGACAGACTGGCTCCGCCGGCAGGCTAAGCTCGTCCAGGAAAGCGGCGTCAAACCGGAATTGGAATGCTTTGACACAGGCCATGTGCGTTTTGCGAATCAATTGATTAACGAAGGCTTGATTGACGGTGACCCGCTGTATCAATTCTGTCTTGGTATCCCGTGGGGAGCGGCAGCTGATGCTGAAACGCTGTCTTATTTGAAGAGTCGTATCCCGGAAAACGGCAGATGGGCAGCTTTTGGAATCGGCCGGATGCAAATGCCAATTGTTGCCGAATCGATACTTCAGGGCGGTAATATCCGTGTCGGCCTTGAAGACAACATGTACTTGAAAAAAGGCCAGCTGGCAACAAATGAACAGCTCGTTGACAAGGCTGCCGGTATTGTTGAAACCCTTGGATCCGATATTATGACACCAGCGGAAGCACGGGAAGAATTGAACTTACTAAACCCATACGGAAAGGAAGACTAA
- a CDS encoding PLP-dependent aminotransferase family protein: protein MIKFHIDNGQNSNYIYKQIYETLKGFILDHKVSAGTKLPSKRELSNELGVSINSVAAAYEQLLAEGYIYTVERRGYFIENIAHFVNVHSAKEPDLPAHLKETFSDQKGWLSFSHIKTDNSKFPFHEWMKSQQKAIAQHKSELAEIAHFQGPFTVRKTISDMIALTRGVTCEPEQIIIGTGIHPLIHQLMAMQSSNRKVAVENPGYSRIYQLLKSQKRDVSPIELDKEGIDIKGIETAKPDFLFITPSHQFPTGTIMPISRRVELLNWAATGEDRYIIEDDYDSEFKYGTDNIPSLQSLDRNQRVIYFGTFSKTLLPSFRISYMVLPPKLLELYQYNYSDRIQGCSSLHLYALHYFIQSGEYAKHIKRMNQHYNKKRKQLIKELYLRFQNKIKINDAPAGLHFLAEFNTDKRYEEIDEKAQREKLEIYTIKRFLLGNKTRDSQNIQLVIGFASIKQEDIVEAVERLYRVIY from the coding sequence ATGATTAAATTTCATATCGACAATGGACAAAACTCAAATTATATTTATAAACAAATATATGAAACACTTAAGGGATTCATACTTGATCATAAAGTTTCTGCAGGCACTAAACTCCCATCCAAAAGAGAACTATCCAATGAATTGGGAGTGAGCATCAATTCAGTTGCAGCAGCTTATGAACAATTACTTGCTGAAGGGTACATTTATACAGTTGAACGGAGGGGATATTTCATTGAAAATATTGCGCATTTTGTTAACGTTCATTCCGCAAAAGAACCTGACTTGCCCGCACATTTGAAGGAAACTTTCAGTGATCAAAAGGGGTGGCTGTCTTTTTCTCATATTAAAACCGACAATTCCAAGTTCCCGTTTCATGAGTGGATGAAGAGCCAGCAAAAAGCGATTGCGCAGCATAAATCAGAGCTTGCCGAGATCGCCCATTTCCAAGGTCCTTTTACTGTCAGAAAGACCATTTCCGATATGATAGCCTTAACACGCGGCGTAACATGTGAGCCGGAGCAAATCATTATCGGAACCGGTATTCATCCATTAATTCATCAATTGATGGCTATGCAATCTTCAAACAGAAAAGTAGCTGTCGAAAATCCCGGGTATTCACGGATTTATCAATTATTAAAGAGCCAAAAACGTGACGTATCACCTATTGAATTAGACAAAGAAGGAATTGATATCAAAGGCATAGAAACAGCCAAACCTGATTTTTTGTTTATTACACCATCACACCAGTTTCCTACTGGAACAATCATGCCTATATCCAGAAGGGTTGAATTATTGAATTGGGCTGCCACGGGTGAAGACAGATATATTATAGAAGATGATTATGACAGCGAATTTAAGTATGGTACGGATAATATTCCCTCCCTGCAAAGCCTCGATCGGAATCAGCGTGTCATCTACTTCGGCACCTTTTCTAAAACGCTATTGCCAAGTTTTCGCATCAGTTATATGGTATTGCCGCCTAAGTTACTTGAATTGTATCAATATAACTATTCAGACCGGATACAAGGGTGCAGCTCGCTCCACTTATATGCGTTACATTATTTTATACAGAGTGGTGAATATGCCAAACACATTAAAAGAATGAATCAGCATTATAATAAAAAACGAAAACAATTAATAAAGGAACTCTATTTAAGATTTCAGAACAAGATAAAAATTAACGATGCACCGGCCGGTCTTCATTTTCTCGCAGAATTTAATACAGACAAAAGGTATGAAGAAATCGATGAAAAAGCGCAACGGGAAAAGCTCGAAATCTATACTATAAAGCGGTTCTTGCTGGGAAATAAGACTAGAGATTCACAAAACATTCAGCTCGTCATCGGTTTTGCCAGTATTAAACAAGAAGACATAGTTGAGGCGGTGGAACGGTTATATCGTGTTATTTACTGA